TTAGATAAATTCCCTATATACTGAGTtaatactctttaatttttaacaaatttcttacgacattctaaattttattattgtatcataaattatctttcatggtacatggtcatctttttaatttcttaacaattttttaataaaacttaatatactGCTTAAATTAGTGGATTAACCACAATGAAATCTCTATTGTTTAGATCTCTATTGTTTAGAGAAACGAAAACAACAAAGGTTTCAAACCTTCTTTACTAATATCAAGTTTAGAGAAGGGCTTGTACTATGACTGTCGGAACGGTGGTACTATGACTCTCCAAAAAAATTTTTAGAGATTTTTCTGGATTTTGGGCACCGCTTGCGGTGGGCGGTGGGGTCTAATCACTAtaaaaagtttacccaaaaaacagTTCTTtgtacccaaaaaaaaaacattcaagtttatgtttttcttttggtgtcAAATCGagtttatgcttttaaaatcaAGTAATAATCAATTTAAACCAGTTAACATTGCTGTTTGATGATTAAGGTACATAAAGACGTACACGGACTTTGGAGCTAAGCCCACCCACCTACTACACGTTAATCTGGTTGGATGGGCCCTTAATGGGCTTCTCTTACATAAACCCGTTGCGCGCGCCGGTGAGCAACTAGAAATTGCCGGTTATATCATCGTCATCATCGGCGATAATGAACATAGTCGCATTGCTCGTGAAGGTCGCCGGTCTCTTCGCCACGATCACCGTAGGAGCCAACGCATTCTCCTACACTCGTTTCCGTCGCCGGAACCTCGGGAAGATTCGCTCACCAATCGACGAATCCAAAGAAATTCTCGCCGATTTCAATTCACACGGTACGACTGCGTTTCGTTTGTTTTATTACACAAAGTGTGAAGCTTGTCTGATTTCAGACCAAATGACCATGTCtgaatttttcttgtctttttgaaaaaaaaaatagtattatttcaaattcaaaatcttCTACAAATAGATTGTGTAAATTGAATCCGAAAGGTTTAACATTGTCTTGGTGGTGTAATAATCTCTGTATGTTTCAGAACACAAGGAGGGAAAGTTCTTCTTTGGATTAGCAACTGCACCTGCTCACGCAGAGGACGAACTCGACGATGCTTGGCTCCAGTTTGCAAAAGAAACACCTTCTTCAGCATCAGACACAGTGCCGGGTTCAGAGGCTGCTACTAGAAAAAAGATTAAGCTCGCTGTGGGAGCTATAACAAAAGGGTTGGCCAACAACAAACATATAAAAGAAGTTAAAGCTTCTGCTTCTgcttctgctgatgatgatAAGCCACCCACTAACAATGTAGCTGCTTGGCGCAACGCTCCTCACCCGTGAGCCTTCGTTGTTACTATCAATTAGCTGTGTCTTATGAGTTATGAGCTCAAACTGAGGTTTTTTCCTCAATTTGTTTTCAGGGAGGACAGACTTAAGTTTTGGTCAGATCCTGACAAAGAAGTGAAGCTAGCTAAAGAAACTGGCGTTACTGTCTTCAGGATGGGAATCGATTGGTCTAGGATCATGCCAAAAGAGCCCACCGAAGGGATTAAGGAAGCAGTGAGTCAATAAACTTTTCTCTGAACATGCTTCTAGTAGAGAAAGAGTCCCCTTATATATCGTGCTTTGTAGGTTGACTATGAGGCCCTGGAACACTATAAATGGATACTCAACAGAGTCCGTTCAAAcgggatgaaggtgatgctgaCGCTCTTTCACCATTCATTACCACCATGGGCTGCTGATTACGGTGGCTGGAAAATAGAGAAGACGGTCGACTACTTTATGGACTTCACAAGGTGCGACTTTCTCTCCTTCAAAATGACCTTTTTTTTAATGCAAGTCTTGattcatcttttttttataacatgCCCAGGCTTGTTGTGGACTTCATGTTCGAGTTGGTAGACTCTTGGGTAACGTTTAACGAACCGCATGTCTTCACCTTGCTTACCTACATGTGCGGTTCTTGGCCCGGAAACAACCCTGATTTTATGGAGATGGCTACATCTACTCTACCCATGGGTGTGTTCCATAGAGTGTTACATTATATGGCTGTTGCTCACTCAAAGGCCTATGACTACATCCACTCGAAAATGCTAGTTTTTTcccaccttttttttttttttttttttaaattatcttaaaattatattaatggtCTCTAATCTCTTTATATGGCAGTTGCTTGAAAAAACCTTTGGTGGGGATTGCGCACCACGTCTCCTTTATACGACCATATGGTCTCTTTGATACAGGGGCTGTGACTATTAGTAACTCCCTCACTGTATATCCATATATTGATAGCATTTCTCACAAGTTGGATTTCATAGGCATCAACTACTACGGACAGGTAAAGGGAGTTAAGAGCGAACACGTTTGCTATCAGGCCTTCACTTATATAGTTTTCTCTGATTAGGAATCAGTGTGTGGTGTCGGAATAAAGCTTGTGGAGACTGATGAATACAGTGAATCCGGAAGAGGGATATACCCTGATGGTCTCTACCGCGTGTTGTTGATGCTCCATGATAGATACAAACACCTGAAAATCCCTTTCATAGTTACGGAGAATGGTGTGTCTGATGAGACTGATGTGATTCGGCGGCCTTACCTGATCGAGCATCTCCTTGCCCTTTATGCTGCAATGCTAAAGGTTCTTGGGTCTACCATGACAACACTAGGTGTTGGCATATCTCTCACTGTGTGTTTGGTGGCTTTTTACGACAGGGTGTACCGGTGCTTGGTTACATATTCTGGACTATTTCAGACAACTGGGAATGGGCTGATGGATATGGTCCGAAATTTGGACTTGTTGCTGTTGACCGATCCCATAATCTTGCACGAACACTTAGGCCATCTTACCATCTCTTTTCCAAGGTTTTATCATTATAACCCTACACTTTGAGATCATGGCATTGCTAATCTACTCGCATGGCTTTTGTATTCATACTCTCCAGATAGTGAAAAGCGGGAAAATCACACGTAAAGATCGGTCTCTTGCATGGAATGAACTCCAAAGAGCTGCTAAATCAGGAAAGCTACGGCCATTCTACCGGGCCGTTGATAACAATGGTCTAATGTATGCAGGTTTGGTTTACAACTTCACCACACCTtcaagttattatttttttgtaccTTGTTTAGTTTGTACTTTATGATCGTTTACTTTCTTTGTTTAAAAGATGGTCTAGACAAGCCTCAGTGGAGACCGTATGTTGACCGTGACTGGCGGTTTGGTCACTACCAAGTGGATGGTCTTCAAGACCCGCTGAGTCGCGTGGCTCGAGTCCTTCTAATATGGCCGCTTATCATGAACAAGAGGATAAGAAAAGTTAAGGTCAAGCCCACAGATGATACTGGAAGCGCTCTGCACCCGGCTTATGCCTCACCTTATTACTAGATGAAGAGATTAGAAACCTGAGGAATCTTTGCTTAAGAACGAGAAGGAGATAGCTACTAGTTACAGGATGGGTGACTAAGAGGATATAATTAACGTCTGTTCAATGAAATAAGTTTAGTGTTTAGGTTCCTTTTTTCTCTGTGTATTAACATGAATATACCTCCACTACAGTCTACATATAATACTCTTACCACATAATACTCTTACCACATAATAGATTAAAGAAATGGGTTACTCATTCATCAAATCTTCTAATTCAACACCATCACCATCGTTTTCCTCCGTTGTGTTCTCCTGTGAGGTTTCTTCTTTAAATAGTTCTTTGTTCCCCATGAGTTGTTCATAATAGCTACCACAACGACTATGTGTTAGATAAggttattaaataatatatataacttgtTGAGATTTGAGAAGGAGCCTTTACTAACCTTCACGGCTGATTCCACAATCTCATTGTAGCTCAAATTTTCATCTGGACTAGACGTGGTGCTGatccaaaatcaaaactttgagCTAGTGAAATGATATTTTACcatgaagatataaaatatgtaaatctcATTTAGtctactattcaagtttccaaaaataatatgtaaataagaaaagaatTCAGTTGctaaatatgttaaaaaaaaaatatttaatctaatattcatgtttccaaacagaTTTCATTTAATCTGGTATACACGTTTTCAAACAATACCAAAAGATACTTTAATAACATAGATACAAACAGATGACAATATACCAAACACTGTATGCATCTCTACCTCTCTGATTTCTTCTATCTTCTTCGTATAACTACCATATTGCGTTGTTCATCAACTCCTCTGGAAATTGATATTAATTCCACCCAAATTAATGCCCACGCTGGGCCGGTTCAGACGTGCTTCATACCTGTTGTTTCCCatgataataattatataaagcTTTAGATATCATTCGCACTTTCTACTCTTGTGTAATGAGCTCAAGCATATCATGAACAGCTTTATTCCATATAGAAACAGAGAGACATGAGTGTTGTTTA
This portion of the Raphanus sativus cultivar WK10039 unplaced genomic scaffold, ASM80110v3 Scaffold4462, whole genome shotgun sequence genome encodes:
- the LOC130507398 gene encoding galactolipid galactosyltransferase SFR2, chloroplastic-like, with product MNIVALLVKVAGLFATITVGANAFSYTRFRRRNLGKIRSPIDESKEILADFNSHEHKEGKFFFGLATAPAHAEDELDDAWLQFAKETPSSASDTVPGSEAATRKKIKLAVGAITKGLANNKHIKEVKASASASADDDKPPTNNVAAWRNAPHPEDRLKFWSDPDKEVKLAKETGVTVFRMGIDWSRIMPKEPTEGIKEAVDYEALEHYKWILNRVRSNGMKVMLTLFHHSLPPWAADYGGWKIEKTVDYFMDFTRLVVDFMFELVDSWVTFNEPHVFTLLTYMCGSWPGNNPDFMEMATSTLPMGVFHRVLHYMAVAHSKAYDYIHSKICLKKPLVGIAHHVSFIRPYGLFDTGAVTISNSLTVYPYIDSISHKLDFIGINYYGQESVCGVGIKLVETDEYSESGRGIYPDGLYRVLLMLHDRYKHLKIPFIVTENGVSDETDVIRRPYLIEHLLALYAAMLKGVPVLGYIFWTISDNWEWADGYGPKFGLVAVDRSHNLARTLRPSYHLFSKIVKSGKITRKDRSLAWNELQRAAKSGKLRPFYRAVDNNGLMYADGLDKPQWRPYVDRDWRFGHYQVDGLQDPLSRVARVLLIWPLIMNKRIRKVKVKPTDDTGSALHPAYASPYY